From a single Ooceraea biroi isolate clonal line C1 chromosome 12, Obir_v5.4, whole genome shotgun sequence genomic region:
- the LOC105287110 gene encoding zinc finger protein 701: MLHGALPRAFLAPGLNYMSYYSEEIHPTYAAPPTTWHIPMEDPSSPIYSRIPSAEHHTSLQAWESPRCSTPCPLDLSLKPPTTPSTPRTEETIEVGDEKDLRIREGVQARSEARRDSEDDQQLIVDDLDASHSSPAQNHHGHHFERLVLNKESPRLHDTVIDKIHHLPEESTRLPPYPVNELASKYHLHNQKLLLTSPTHLQSMQSYHQQLLLTPQHHLQSVHAPMTPPSTPSPPQCPRRRPREDDLAPPSSGLASGASASTPKQTSSEKTTAPRPKKKHARRLKFDEDTSSPVSGTVILGPDEAVVTGDIDPAFNIVEVTEEARAELAKIENRLGPYQCKLCRQLHEDAFQLAQHRCSRIAHVEYRCPECDKRFSCPANLASHRRWHKPRLPNTDSGSASSTTSSPTSSTSSSSSSSSSSSSPSTTAEISCTRCDAKFTRQAALRKHLAVQHPETSSNNNNNTVVDQETISKPDIVQTVTTTQLTNEMT, translated from the coding sequence ATGTTACACGGTGCTCTGCCGAGGGCCTTCCTGGCCCCGGGCCTTAACTACATGAGCTACTACAGCGAGGAGATTCACCCTACCTATGCTGCGCCGCCGACCACGTGGCACATCCCGATGGAGGACCCGTCCTCGCCGATCTATTCGCGAATTCCGTCAGCCGAGCATCACACGTCTCTGCAGGCCTGGGAATCTCCAAGGTGCTCAACGCCGTGCCCACTGGATCTGTCCCTGAAGCCGCCGACGACACCGAGTACCCCGAGGACCGAGGAAACGATCGAGGTAGGCGATGAGAAGGATCTCAGAATCCGCGAAGGAGTCCAGGCCCGATCCGAAGCTCGCCGAGACAGCGAGGACGACCAGCAGCTGATAGTGGACGACCTGGACGCATCACACAGCTCCCCGGCGCAGAATCATCACGGTCATCATTTCGAACGACTGGTCCTCAACAAGGAATCACCTCGCCTGCATGACACGGTAATCGACAAGATCCATCATCTTCCCGAGGAGAGCACTCGACTGCCACCGTATCCTGTGAACGAGCTCGCCTCCAAGTACCACCTGCACAATCAGAAACTCCTCCTGACGAGCCCGACGCACCTGCAATCGATGCAGAGCTACCATCAGCAGCTGCTCCTGACGCCGCAGCATCATTTGCAGAGCGTGCACGCGCCCATGACGCCACCCAGCACCCCGTCGCCGCCGCAGTGCCCCCGAAGAAGACCTCGAGAGGACGATCTCGCTCCACCATCCTCGGGACTCGCCAGCGGCGCTTCCGCGTCGACTCCGAAGCAGACCAGCAGCGAGAAGACCACCGCGCCGAGGCCCAAGAAGAAACATGCGAGGAGGCTGAAGTTCGACGAGGACACCAGCAGCCCGGTCTCAGGCACGGTAATCCTGGGCCCGGACGAGGCGGTGGTCACCGGCGACATCGATCCCGCCTTCAACATCGTCGAGGTGACGGAGGAGGCGCGCGCCGAGCTGGCCAAGATCGAGAATCGGCTGGGACCGTACCAGTGCAAGCTCTGCCGGCAGCTTCACGAGGACGCCTTCCAGCTGGCGCAACACCGATGCTCCCGGATTGCTCATGTGGAGTATCGCTGTCCCGAGTGTGACAAGCGGTTCTCCTGCCCGGCCAATCTGGCGTCGCATCGACGTTGGCACAAGCCCCGATTACCCAACACCGACAGCGGCTCCGCATCCTCGACGACATCGTCGCCAACGTCGtcaacgtcgtcatcgtcgtcgtcatcgtcgtcctcgtcgtctcCGTCTACCACCGCGGAGATCTCTTGCACCAGATGCGATGCCAAGTTCACCAGGCAGGCCGCCCTGCGGAAGCATCTGGCCGTACAGCACCCGGAAACCAGCagcaataataacaataatactgTTGTCGATCAGGAAACCATCAGCAAACCGGACATCGTTCAGACGGTCACCACCACGCAATTGACTAACGAGATGACCTGA
- the LOC105287111 gene encoding uncharacterized protein LOC105287111 has translation MKFLQDHVQRRRTFTNISQKKDKENVTTKVPHSNLNLAIHRPTVSTTSTTRPVFCSISPNSLTNCAIAVKQSGNIGLLNTMESTNYKTHFNSSISETPTVIERTEESSSESSALSQGFSTPSIASQCDRCYLTPRKRQKPESDDIEKSFLSLSTTIADKIRNSNTQTQISKSNKIEKDPEDKFAELIAIELKQLPEEERKEKKRRIIDILWN, from the exons atgaaatttttacaaGATCATGTACAACGAAGAAG AACATTTACCAACATTTcacaaaagaaagataaagaaaatgttacaACGAAAGTGCCACATTCAAATCTGAATTTAGCGATACATCGTCCTACTGTTTCTACTACTTCTACAACTCGTCCAGTTTTTTGCTCAATTTCACCGAATTCATTGACAAATTGTGCAATTGCAGTAAAACAAAGTGGGAATATTGGATTACTGAATACAATGGAATCAACGAATTACAAAACACATTTTAACTCATCTATATCTGAAACACCTACCGTAATAGAAAGGACTGAAGAGTCTTCATCCGAATCATCTGCACTATCACAAGGATTTTCAACACCATCAATTGCTTCGCAATGTGATAGATGTTATTTAACTCCTAGGAAACGACAAAAACCCGAATCAGATGACATTGAAAAATCATTCTTGTCATTATCTACAACAATTGCAGATAAAATACGAAACTCAAATACGCAAACGCAAATAtcaaagtcaaataaaatcgaaaagGATCCAGAAGATAAATTCGCAGAATTAATAGCAATTGAATTAAAACAGCTACCAGAAGAAGAacgtaaagaaaagaaaagaagaataattgatattttatggaATTAA